GTGCGACCGGTGAGCGCCGCGAATCTGTTGCCCTTGTTGCAGGGGCCTGTCGCGGTCATCGCTGTCGCATCACGTGAGAAGAAGCAGAATGGCTGACGCACCCCATATCCCCAACGAAGCCGAAACCCGTGCGCGCTGGGGCGCGTTCGCGTGGAGTGATGCGAGCGCTGTGAAAGCCCGCGAGATCGTCGCGCGCTATCCCGCTGGGCGGCAGCAATCGGCGACGCTGCCGCTGCTCGACCTCGCACAGCGCCAGGTGGGCGAGGAAACGCACACCCAAGGCTGGCTGCCGGTGCCGGTGATCGAATATGTCGCCGCCTATCTCGACATGCCGTATATGCGCGTGTTCGAGGTCGCGACCTTCTATACGATGTATAATCTGGCGCCGGTCGGCCGCTATCATGTCCAGGTGTGCGGCACGACGCCGTGCATGCTGCGCGGGTCGGACGATGTGCTTGCGGCGTGCAAGAATCGCGGGCTGACCAAGGGCAAGACGACTCCGGACGGGCTGTTCACGCTCACCGAGGTCGAATGCATGGGCAATTGCGCCAATGCGCCGATGGTCCAGATCAACGACGATAATTTCGAGGACCTCGATTACGATCGCACCGTCGCGATCCTCGAGGCGCTCGCCAATGGCGACACGCCCAAGCCTGGCCCACAAAATGGCCGGCACACCAGCGAGGCCGAGGGCGGTACCACGAATCTGCACGCGATGGTCGATGCCAATCACGACTATCGCGGCGAATGGGGCGTCGGCGCGTGAAGGGGATCGCTTCGATCCTGCTGGCGATCGTCGTCGGCATCGTGCTGCTGTGGCTGGCAATCCAGCTGCTGGTCGGCGTCATCAAGCTGGTCGGCGTGCTGATCGCCGGCATCATCGCGGTGGCGGTATATTTCTTCGCCGAAAAGGCGATCGGGAAGGGTCGATAGGATGCTCCACGACAAGGATCGCATCTTCACTAACGTCTATGGTTTTCAGCCGTGGAACATCGCCGCTGCCGAGGCGCGCGGCGACTGGGATAATACCAAGGCGCTGATGGAAATCGGCCAGGATGCGATCATCGATCGCGTCAAGACGTCGGGTCTGCGAGGCCGCGGTGGCGCCGGCTTCCCGACCGGCGTCAAATGGGGCTTCATGCCCAAGGAACCCAAGCCCGAGCGGCCCAACTTCCTGGTCATCAACGCCGATGAATCCGAGCCTGGCAGCTGCAAGGATCGTGAAATCATCCGCCACGATCCGCACAAGCTGATCGAAGGCGCGCTGATCGCGGGTTTCGCGATGCGCGCGCGCGCGGCGTATATCTACATCCGCGGCGAATATATCCGCGAGGCCGAGACGCTGTTCGCGGCGATCGCCGAGGCGTATGACCGCGGCTTCCTGGGCAAGAATGCGTGCGGGTCGGGGTATGATTTCGACGTCTTCGCGCATCGCGGCGCCGGCGCGTATATCTGCGGCGAAGAAACCGCGATGCTCGAAAGCCTAGAGGGCAAGAAGGGGCAGCCGCGGCTCAAGCCGCCGTTCCCCGCGGGTGCGGGCCTCTATGGCTGCCCGACGACGGTCAACAATGTCGAATCGATCGCGGTAGTGCCGACGATCCTGCGTCGCGGTCCCGAATGGTTCTTTGGCTTCGGGCGCGAGAACAACAAGGGCACCAAGCTCTTCCAGATCAGCGGGCATGTCGAAAAGCCCTGCGTGGTCGAGGAAGAAATGGGTATTCCGTTCCGCGAGCTGATCGAAAAGCATTGCGGCGGCATTCGCGGTGGCTGGGATAATCTGCTGGCGGTGATCCCCGGTGGGTCTTCGGTACCGCTGGTGCCGGCGGCGCAGATCATGGACGCGCCGATGGATTTCGACGGGCTGAAGGAGCTCGGCTCGGGTCTCGGCACCGCGGCGGTGATCGTCATGGACAAGTCGACCGACATCGTCCGCGCGATCAGCCGGCTGTCGTATTTCTACAAGCATGAGAGCTGCGGCCAGTGCACCCCGTGCCGTGAAGGCACCGGCTGGATGTGGCGCGTGATGGAGCGGATGCGCACCGGCGATGCCGACATTTCCGAGATCGACACGCTGTACCAAGTGACCAAGCAGGTCGAGGGCCACACCATTTGTGCACTGGGCGACGCGGCTGCATGGCCGATCCAGGGGCTGATCAAGCATTTCCGCCCCGAAATGGAGCGGCGCATCGTCGAGCGGCAGGGCGGCGAGGCGGCGTCATATCAGGAAGCCGCAGAATAGTGGCAGCCTGGTTCGCCTTTCGCTCGCCTGCTTCGGCGGCTGTCGCACTGGTAGTTGGGGTCGCCGTATGCGGTGGCGCCGCACACGCAGAGCAGCGCCGCGGGGTAGGGACTGGTTCGCTTATCCCCGGGCGCAGCTCGGGCATGGTCGTTTCGGGCATGTCGGAATCCTCCGAGATGGACCTGCGCAGCTTGCCCGACGCGGAGAAGATGCGTCTGTATCAAGGGGCGGCATCCTGCGCGGTGCAAACCGACGCGGGGAAGGTTAAGCGTTATCTAGATGCAGTTCTTACCGGTCAGCTTGCGACGCGAGACTGGAACGCGTTTCGGCCGATATACCAGCGTTGCCTTGAGCTAACCCGGCAGGTCGAAGGCTTCGTCCTGCCGGGTACCGGTCGCTATCTCTGGTTGGCGGCGGTAAATGCCGAGGCATATCTACGTGCCAACCCGCCAGCGCCGATCGAGCCCGAGCCAATCGCATCGCTTTATCAGGATGCTGCCTTCCAGAATCTGCCCACGAGCGATACCAAAACGGTGCGCTGCTTGGTCCGCACAAACCCCGCAAAGTCGCTTGCGGTAATCGCGACCGAGGCTGGATCGGCTGCCGAGGACAAGGCGATCGCAGCGCTGGTGCCGGCGATTGGCCAGTGTACAGACAGCGGCGCCACGGTATCGATCAAGCGGGCGATGCTGCGCCTGAATATCGCGCCGGCCTATTATGCAATGGCGGTGCAGCAAGCCGAAAACCCCGCCGCGGAAAAGAACTGAAATGCCAAAGCTTAAAGTCGATGGAATCGAAGTCGAGGTGCCGCAGGGCGCGACGGTGCTGCAGGCCTGCGAGGCCGCGGGCAAGGAAATCCCGCGCTTTTGCTATCACGAGCGGCTGAGCATCGCGGGCAATTGCCGGATGTGCCTGGTCGAGGTGAAGCCCGGGCCGCCCAAGCCGCAGGCGAGCTGCGCGCTGCCCGCGTCCGACAACCAGGAAATCCGCACCGACAGCGCGATGGTGAAGGCCGCGCGCGAGGGCGTGATGGAATTCCTGCTGATCAATCATCCGCTCGACTGCCCGATCTGCGACCAGGGCGGCGAATGCGACCTGCAGGACCAGACAATGGCCTATGGGCGCGGCCATTCGCGCTACACCGAGCATAAGCGCGCGGTGACCGAAAAATATATGGGTCCGATCATCAAGACGGTGATGACCCGGTGCATCCAGTGTACGCGCTGCATCCGTTTCGCCGAGGAAGTCGCGGGGGTCGAGGAGATCGGTGCGCTGTATCGCGGCGAGAATATGCAGATCACCAGTTATCTCGAAAAGGCGGTGACCAGCGAATTGAGCGGCAATGTCGTCGATCTGTGCCCGGTGGGCGCGCTGACGTCGAAGCCCTATCAGTTCGAGGCGCGGCCCTGGGAGCTCAAGAAGACGCTGGCGATCGACGTGATGGACGCGGTCGGCACCAACATCCGGCTCGACAGCCGCGGGCGCCAGGTGCTGCGCGCGCTGCCGCGGATCAACGAGGACGTCAACGAAGAGTGGGCGCACGACAAGACCCGCCACGCGGTGGACGGTCTGGTGCGCCGCCGGCTCGACAAGCCTTATGTCCGGCGCGACGGCAAGCTGGTTGCGGTATCGTGGGACGAAGCCTTCGCCGCGATCGCGCACGTTGCGGCGGATGCTGGACCGAGCGTCGCGGCGATCGCGGGCGACCTGGTCGATTGCGAGACGATGTTTGCCGCCAAGAAGCTGGTAGAGGGCTTTGGTTCGTCGCTACTCGAAGGGCGGCAGACGGGCATGGCGTATGACGTGACCTCGCTGGGTGCGGTCGCGTTCAACACGACGATTGCGGGCATCGAGGATGCCGACGCGATCCTGCTGGTGGGCAGCGACCTGCGCCACGAAGCGCCGCTGGTGAACACGCGGATCCGCAAGGCGATCAAGCGCGGCGCCAAGGTGTTCGCGATCGGTCCGCAGGTCGACCTGACCTATCGCGCGACGTGGCTTGGTGACGATCTGTCGCTGCTCGGCGATCTGCCCGAGGCGGTGACGCAGGCGTTTAGCGATGCCGTGCGTCCCGCCGTAATCGTCGGACCGGGAGCGCTGAAGGCAGGGCATGGCGGCGCACTGGCCCTTGCTGGTTCGCTCAATCTGGTACGCGAAGGTTGGAACGGCTTCAACGTCGTCCATAATGCCGCGGCGCGGATGGGTGGGCTGATGCTCGGCTATGCGCAGCCGGGCGGGATTGCCGATATCGTCGCCGCGGCGCCCAAGCTGGTGTTCTTCCTGGGGGCCGACGAGGTCGATTTCGGGGGCTTCGCTAACAGCTTCAAGGTGTATGTCGGCCATCATGGCGACCGGGGCGCGGCGCATGCCGACGTGATCCTGCCGGGCGCGAGCTATGCCGAGAAGCCGGGTACCTATGTGAACCTCGAAGGGCGGGTCCAGCGCGGCGACCGTGCGGTCTTCCCGCCGGGCGACGCGCGCGAGGATTGGTCGATCTTCCGCGCGCTGTCCGACGTGCTGGGGCGGCGGTTGCCCTTCGACAGCTTCGAAGCGTTGCGCGCCGCGATGGCGAGCGACGTGCCTGCGTTGGCGCAAGAGGGGTTGGTCCGGTACGACTGGAACCCGCCCGCGCTCGCTGCGTCGGCGCGAGGAAGCGTGACCTACCCGATCGCCGATTTCTACCTGACCAACGCGATCTGCCGCGCCAGCCCGACGATGCAGCGCTGCTCGGCCGAACTGGTGCACGGTCGGGATTTCGCTGAGGCGGCGGAATGACTGTTCTGACGCCTCACCGGGTTCGGCGTCTAGATGATGGACGGTTAGAGCACTACTTCCCTGATCCCGACGCAAACGGGATGTATGAGCTTGGGGATCCGTCGCGACGACCAGAAAGCCATCACAAGAAGAATGCTATTTTTGTAAGCTCCGTTGAGATGGCATTGCATTTGGTCCGCGAGCATAATTTCTCGTTGCGAATGCGCGGCGACGTTACCGGTCAGCGAAATCTTATTTCAGCAAAAGAGATTGAGTGCCTCCGATGACCAGTTTCTTCCAGTCGCTCGGCCTTGGCTATGAGGGCGCGTGGTTTACCGCGACGATCGTCGGCATCCTGGTGATCGCATTGCCGCTGATG
The genomic region above belongs to Sphingomonas qomolangmaensis and contains:
- a CDS encoding complex I 24 kDa subunit family protein; this translates as MADAPHIPNEAETRARWGAFAWSDASAVKAREIVARYPAGRQQSATLPLLDLAQRQVGEETHTQGWLPVPVIEYVAAYLDMPYMRVFEVATFYTMYNLAPVGRYHVQVCGTTPCMLRGSDDVLAACKNRGLTKGKTTPDGLFTLTEVECMGNCANAPMVQINDDNFEDLDYDRTVAILEALANGDTPKPGPQNGRHTSEAEGGTTNLHAMVDANHDYRGEWGVGA
- the nuoF gene encoding NADH-quinone oxidoreductase subunit NuoF, with protein sequence MLHDKDRIFTNVYGFQPWNIAAAEARGDWDNTKALMEIGQDAIIDRVKTSGLRGRGGAGFPTGVKWGFMPKEPKPERPNFLVINADESEPGSCKDREIIRHDPHKLIEGALIAGFAMRARAAYIYIRGEYIREAETLFAAIAEAYDRGFLGKNACGSGYDFDVFAHRGAGAYICGEETAMLESLEGKKGQPRLKPPFPAGAGLYGCPTTVNNVESIAVVPTILRRGPEWFFGFGRENNKGTKLFQISGHVEKPCVVEEEMGIPFRELIEKHCGGIRGGWDNLLAVIPGGSSVPLVPAAQIMDAPMDFDGLKELGSGLGTAAVIVMDKSTDIVRAISRLSYFYKHESCGQCTPCREGTGWMWRVMERMRTGDADISEIDTLYQVTKQVEGHTICALGDAAAWPIQGLIKHFRPEMERRIVERQGGEAASYQEAAE
- the nuoG gene encoding NADH-quinone oxidoreductase subunit NuoG, with translation MPKLKVDGIEVEVPQGATVLQACEAAGKEIPRFCYHERLSIAGNCRMCLVEVKPGPPKPQASCALPASDNQEIRTDSAMVKAAREGVMEFLLINHPLDCPICDQGGECDLQDQTMAYGRGHSRYTEHKRAVTEKYMGPIIKTVMTRCIQCTRCIRFAEEVAGVEEIGALYRGENMQITSYLEKAVTSELSGNVVDLCPVGALTSKPYQFEARPWELKKTLAIDVMDAVGTNIRLDSRGRQVLRALPRINEDVNEEWAHDKTRHAVDGLVRRRLDKPYVRRDGKLVAVSWDEAFAAIAHVAADAGPSVAAIAGDLVDCETMFAAKKLVEGFGSSLLEGRQTGMAYDVTSLGAVAFNTTIAGIEDADAILLVGSDLRHEAPLVNTRIRKAIKRGAKVFAIGPQVDLTYRATWLGDDLSLLGDLPEAVTQAFSDAVRPAVIVGPGALKAGHGGALALAGSLNLVREGWNGFNVVHNAAARMGGLMLGYAQPGGIADIVAAAPKLVFFLGADEVDFGGFANSFKVYVGHHGDRGAAHADVILPGASYAEKPGTYVNLEGRVQRGDRAVFPPGDAREDWSIFRALSDVLGRRLPFDSFEALRAAMASDVPALAQEGLVRYDWNPPALAASARGSVTYPIADFYLTNAICRASPTMQRCSAELVHGRDFAEAAE